The Alicyclobacillus macrosporangiidus CPP55 genome segment ACGTATCCCGTTAGGTACTACTGCGGGTCCAAATAGTCGCAGAGGACACCACCACGGCAACCTCATTAGCGTGCTCCCTCCTCTCATTCATTCGTTTTCATGATATGAAAAATATGGTACATAGTCAATGGCGAATTAGTCCTTCGTTCTTGCGTTAACGGGGGCTTTAGTTCAACAACGCCCCCCGTCTGATCCTGCATTGGCATGCAAAACTCGGTATATCGGAACGCCGCGTTTTTCTTCATTTTCAAGTTGTGGAAGACAACTCCCTCTGAAACACCTCCTGACCTCGTTCCGTGCCCACGGTTGATTTACCGATTGGACAGGGAATCACAAGGCGGGCCTTACTGGTTTTCACTCCTCGATTGCGAATTCCTGAAGCCACCTTATCCGGCGTGGCAGGGAATGTCCTCTTGAGTTTTCCCGAGATTCTGTTATTAAAGTGGGGGATCGTCAACACCTGTTCGTCTCCTAAACTAGTACATCTAGGCATCAATGGGACATACGATAGGGTGACTAGTCCCTCAATCAAATAGAAACGTTGGTGTTGGTGAAACAAAAACTAAGTGATTTGCATCATACGTACGAAAGGACGGTGAAGTGAATCTTGGAACCAGAAGAGCAACTCCGGACATGGGTGCGGCTCTATACAGAGCGTCTGGTACGTCTGGCGTACACGTATGTTAGGGACCAGGCCACTGCCGAAGACCGTGTTCAGGATGCATTCATACAGGCGTACGCCTCAATGAACCAACTGAAGAATCCAGGAAACCCGTTTCCGTGGCTTGCACGAATTGTCATCAATGAGTGCCGGTCCTTCCGAAGAAAAGGTTGGCGTGAGGTCACTGTTTCTGTACTTCCAGAAAGGAGCAGGGCTGGTGTAGAAGAGACCTATTTACGCGATGCCGAGTTTCGTGAAGTACACCATGCTTTGCAGTCTCTTCCGGCAAAGTACCGGACTCCGATTATTCTGTTTTACTTTGAAGGGTTGAGTACCCAGGATATCGCAGAGGTACTTGAAACAAATGCCGGGACGGTTAGAACACGACTGGCTCGCGGTCGCAAGTTGCTCAGCAGACTTTTGCAAGAAGGTGAAGACGATGAGCTTAGACCTGAAACTCAAGGGTGCAAAACGCTGCTATGAACAAATTACAGTTGATACGGACGCCTTTGAAAGGCGGTTGTTTCAGTCCCTGGCTGGCAATGACCGTTTGGTGAAACGCAAGTGGACACGCAACAAGAAGATTGCTGCTATCGGGGTTCTGCTTGTAGTGTTGCCACTTGCTGGCTTTACCTATGTCGACTACTTCGTATGGGGCGGGGCATACTTTCAGACTAGTGGCAATATGAACGGTCCTTATTCCTTAGCCGCAGACCCTTCTTTCGTCGACAAGACGCTGACACAACCCGGCACGGAAACTTTTCCTTTGTCCCAAGCTCATGAGATAGCGAACTTTCCTATACGAGAACCTGACACGATTGATGGTTGGACAAGGATCCTGAGCCAAGGTGTGGAGTTTCCGCTGTACAATTATCGTGACAATGAGCTGGTGAGCGTGACGAAAACACCCTTTCAATACGTGGACATCTATACAAATGATAAAGGGCAAAGGGTAGCTGTAACGCAGCAGCATCTCGACTCCATGTCGAAGGCGTACAAAAAACCACAGGATCCGTCATTTGATTCGGGCGGGGGTGTTTATTGGGATTTCGGCAAAGATACTACGCAACTTCAGGGATTTTCAGGGGACCTTGCGTGGCTTGTCTCTGCAAAATGGTCGGATTTGAAGATTAACAAACCGGGCGGCTTTGCGAATGTCATTGTCTTGCATCCTGAGACGAACGGAAGTGTAACTGAGATTGTGATTGACGAGTACGGTGGCGTCAGTTCGGACGTTCTTGAATCGTTTGCTCACCAGTATTTGCAGGCGCCAATCAAATGACTCAACACGTTGCTAAAGACCATGATGGAGTATTGGAAGCACCGTATCTCCTCGGCCGACGCCGAATTAGAGATCATTATCCGGCCTCAACCGAGGAGTTGCGAGGTGTGCTCGGTTTGACAGTTGACGCCGTCCGTTCGCTGGCTTTCGGTCCAGGTGCTGTGGACGTGATTTATCGTCTGCCCCTGAATGGTGGCAAACGGGCCGAACCAATGACAAAGGGCGTCAATGACATGGGATCCAATGGCACCAAGCATGCCACCACCTTCTTCGGCCAACCAGTGCCACGATGCTTCGCTCTCCCGGATCTGCGGCCAAAGGGGCCAAACTTCCGACCAATTCACCTGGATGATGTCCCCCAGTTGGCGACCGTTCAGGATCCGTTGGACAGCCTGACGCTCCGGCAGATACCGCCACTCGAAGTTCATCGCTGCAACCCTGGCGCTTCCATGCGAGACCTCGGCCATCCTCTCGGCCTCCGATCCGTTAAGGGCAGGCGGCTTCTCGCAGAGTACGTGATGCGAGGTGGAAAGCGCATGCTCCACCATTTCCGCATGAAGACCGGGTTTGGTGGCAATCACAATCAAATCCAATCCACCGGCGTTCATCATCTGTCGCCAATCATCGTACGCATTCGGTATGCCAAGATCGACGGCCACGTCTGTAGCTCGTCCAGGACGCATACTGGCAATGGAAACGAGATCGTACTTAGGGTGCTGTTTGAGAATTGGGGCATGGACGGTGGCAC includes the following:
- a CDS encoding Gfo/Idh/MocA family protein, which produces MPIRVGIIGTGFGATVHAPILKQHPKYDLVSIASMRPGRATDVAVDLGIPNAYDDWRQMMNAGGLDLIVIATKPGLHAEMVEHALSTSHHVLCEKPPALNGSEAERMAEVSHGSARVAAMNFEWRYLPERQAVQRILNGRQLGDIIQVNWSEVWPLWPQIRESEASWHWLAEEGGGMLGAIGSHVIDALCHWFGPFATIQGQTINHVHSTWTESQRTDGVNCQTEHTSQLLG
- a CDS encoding RNA polymerase sigma factor — encoded protein: MEPEEQLRTWVRLYTERLVRLAYTYVRDQATAEDRVQDAFIQAYASMNQLKNPGNPFPWLARIVINECRSFRRKGWREVTVSVLPERSRAGVEETYLRDAEFREVHHALQSLPAKYRTPIILFYFEGLSTQDIAEVLETNAGTVRTRLARGRKLLSRLLQEGEDDELRPETQGCKTLL